The following proteins are encoded in a genomic region of Cydia fagiglandana chromosome 26, ilCydFagi1.1, whole genome shotgun sequence:
- the LOC134677704 gene encoding mitochondrial ribosome-associated GTPase 2 isoform X2 yields the protein MRLINLLKTLQITTITPKRLYSQEFTPKALRSLKGKSTRNTVQFYVDSFRVRAVGGNGGNGCISFLSAWCKEHAGPDGGDGGHGGHVIFQATHTVKSLNHVKAVTQAQHGGRGDNKDRHGKNASHVVVPVPLGTIIRDQSGTVIGDLSAEGTLFVAARGGAGGRGNRFFLTDTAQAPDIAELGANGETNIYTLEVRSMAHIGLLGFPNAGKSTLLRALTRARPAVAPYPFTTLRPHIGMVPYDDYEQVAIADLPGLIPGSHKNYGLGIQFLQHAERCRGLIYLLDATDAPLEQLEHLTYELTHYSAELANRRSCVVRALTTL from the exons ATGAGGCTTATAAACTTGCTGAAAACCCTACAAATCACGACTATAACTCCAAAAAGACTGTATTCTCAAGAGTTCACCCCTAAAGCATTGCGTAGTTTGAAAGGGAAGTCGACTAGGAACACTGTGCAGTTCTATGTAGATTCCTTCAGAGTCAGGGCTGTGGGTGGGAATGGGGGGAACGGGTGTATATCGTTCCTGAGCGCGTGGTGTAAGGAGCACGCGGGACCGGACGGGGGAGACGGGGGTCATGGGGGACATGTCATTTTTCAG GCTACCCATACGGTGAAGAGTTTGAACCACGTGAAGGCAGTGACGCAAGCGCAGCACGGGGGACGGGGGGACAACAAGGACCGACACGGGAAGAATGCTTCGCATGTTGTGGTGCCTGTGCCGCTTG GTACTATTATCCGGGACCAATCAGGGACTGTGATTGGGGACCTCAGCGCAGAGGGCACGCTGTTCGTGGCGGCACGCGGCGGCGCCGGAGGCCGAGGGAATAGGTTCTTTCTCACGGACACGGCACAG GCGCCAGATATAGCAGAGCTCGGCGCTAACGGAGAGACCAACATTTACACACTCGAAGTACGCTCTATGGCGCATATTG GGCTGCTGGGGTTCCCGAACGCGGGCAAGAGCACGCTGCTGCGCGCCCTCACGCGGGCCCGCCCCGCCGTGGCGCCCTACCCCTTCACCACGCTGCGGCCGCACATCG GAATGGTCCCCTATGACGATTACGAGCAAGTGGCTATAGCGGACCTGCCGGGTTTAATTCCCGGCTCACACAAAAACTATGGCTTAG GAATCCAGTTTCTCCAGCACGCAGAGCGGTGCCGCGGACTCATTTATCTCCTGGACGCCACCGACGCCCCCCTAGAACAATTAGAGCACCTCACATACGAGCTGACGCATTATAGTGCCGAGCTGGCGAACCGGCGGAGTTGCGTGGTAAGAGCGCTTACAACACTGTGA
- the LOC134677704 gene encoding mitochondrial ribosome-associated GTPase 2 isoform X1, which yields MRLINLLKTLQITTITPKRLYSQEFTPKALRSLKGKSTRNTVQFYVDSFRVRAVGGNGGNGCISFLSAWCKEHAGPDGGDGGHGGHVIFQATHTVKSLNHVKAVTQAQHGGRGDNKDRHGKNASHVVVPVPLGTIIRDQSGTVIGDLSAEGTLFVAARGGAGGRGNRFFLTDTAQAPDIAELGANGETNIYTLEVRSMAHIGLLGFPNAGKSTLLRALTRARPAVAPYPFTTLRPHIGMVPYDDYEQVAIADLPGLIPGSHKNYGLGIQFLQHAERCRGLIYLLDATDAPLEQLEHLTHELTHYSAELANRRSCVVLNKIDLPAGRAAFETISRDREVLGISAKTGLGLQRLLAAVREMYDSGGTES from the exons ATGAGGCTTATAAACTTGCTGAAAACCCTACAAATCACGACTATAACTCCAAAAAGACTGTATTCTCAAGAGTTCACCCCTAAAGCATTGCGTAGTTTGAAAGGGAAGTCGACTAGGAACACTGTGCAGTTCTATGTAGATTCCTTCAGAGTCAGGGCTGTGGGTGGGAATGGGGGGAACGGGTGTATATCGTTCCTGAGCGCGTGGTGTAAGGAGCACGCGGGACCGGACGGGGGAGACGGGGGTCATGGGGGACATGTCATTTTTCAG GCTACCCATACGGTGAAGAGTTTGAACCACGTGAAGGCAGTGACGCAAGCGCAGCACGGGGGACGGGGGGACAACAAGGACCGACACGGGAAGAATGCTTCGCATGTTGTGGTGCCTGTGCCGCTTG GTACTATTATCCGGGACCAATCAGGGACTGTGATTGGGGACCTCAGCGCAGAGGGCACGCTGTTCGTGGCGGCACGCGGCGGCGCCGGAGGCCGAGGGAATAGGTTCTTTCTCACGGACACGGCACAG GCGCCAGATATAGCAGAGCTCGGCGCTAACGGAGAGACCAACATTTACACACTCGAAGTACGCTCTATGGCGCATATTG GGCTGCTGGGGTTCCCGAACGCGGGCAAGAGCACGCTGCTGCGCGCCCTCACGCGGGCCCGCCCCGCCGTGGCGCCCTACCCCTTCACCACGCTGCGGCCGCACATCG GAATGGTCCCCTATGACGATTACGAGCAAGTGGCTATAGCGGACCTGCCGGGTTTAATTCCCGGCTCACACAAAAACTATGGCTTAG GAATCCAGTTTCTCCAGCACGCAGAGCGGTGCCGCGGACTCATTTACCTCCTGGACGCCACCGACGCCCCCCTAGAACAGCTGGAGCACCTCACACATGAGCTGACGCATTATAGTGCCGAGCTGGCGAACCGGCGGAGTTGCGTG GTCCTAAACAAAATAGACCTACCGGCAGGGCGCGCTGCCTTCGAGACCATCAGCAGAGACCGAGAGGTGCTCGGCATCTCGGCCAAGACCGGGCTCGGCCTGCAGCGGCTGCTAGCGGCCGTTAGAGAGATGTATGACAGTGGGGGTACTGAGTCATAA
- the LOC134677374 gene encoding uncharacterized protein LOC134677374, whose translation MSNGYSGNIIYLLLIIVEFLLKIIFGVSNTLLVVLELILRSLLNVNMTETAKKSKRANDPTNNQTIANRGLISANWQKFLSSNLISDKKIEKPLQENSKDHFTGTFRRARKKKAKTQVLVRNELKTLDITKETKVKASNSDNIADVEHTVPKKQDNNSKNKLTKFIAIDCEMVGIGYDGNDHMLARVSLVNKFGDCIYDKFVKPREEIIDYRTSVSGVRKEDLINGEDFAKVQKDVAEMIRGKILVGHSLKHDLSVLFLSHPKRSIRDTSRYKPFRKITKGSTPSLKRLAKDILGIEIQHGEHSSVEDARAAMQLYCTVAKEWERMNSEKRGYRKEA comes from the exons ATGTCAAATGGTTACTCAggaaacataatttatttattactgatTATCGTTGAATTTCTACTCAAAATAATATTCGGTGTGAGTAACACGTTACTCGTGGTCTTAGAGCTAATACTAAGAAGCTTGTTAAATGTGAATATGACTGAAAcagcaaaaaaaagcaaacgtgccaacgaccctaccaataaccAAACTATTGCAAACCGTGGTCTTATCAGCGCAAACTGGCAGAAATTTCTATCAAGTAACCTAATTTCGGACAAGAAAATTGAAAAACCTTTACAAGAAAACTCGAAGGACCACTTTACGGGAACTTTTAGACGCGCACGTAAGAAGAAAGCTAAAACCCAGGTGCTTGTACGAAATGAGCTAAAAACGCTTGATATCACTAAGGAAACTAAAGTTAAAGCTAGCAACAGTGATAATATAGCTGATGTCGAACATACAGTTCCTAAAAAACAGGATaataatagtaaaaataaattaactaaattcaTAGCCATAGATTGCGAAATGGTGGGTATAGGGTACGATGGCAACGACCACATGCTAGCTAGGGTATCTCTAGTGAACAAGTTCGGTGACTGTATATATGATAAGTTTGTTAAACCGAGGGAAGAGATCATAGATTACCGAACAAGTGTGTCCGGAGTCAGAAAAGAGGACTTAATTAACGGCGAAGACTTTGCCAAAGTGCAGAAAGATGTGGCGGAGATGATTCGGGGCAAGATTCTGGTCGGGCACTCCTTGAAGCACGATCTGAGTGTATTATTCCTCTCGCACCCTAAAAGGAGTATCAGAGACACATCTAGATATAAACCATTTAGAAAG ATAACCAAAGGCAGCACACCGTCTCTAAAACGTCTAGCAAAAGACATACTGGGCATAGAGATCCAGCACGGAGAGCACAGCTCCGTCGAAGACGCCCGGGCAGCCATGCAGCTCTACTGCACCGTAGCTAAGGAGTGGGAGAGGATGAACAGCGAAAAGAGAGGGTATAGGAAAGAAGCTTAA
- the LOC134677694 gene encoding UDP-N-acetylhexosamine pyrophosphorylase-like protein 1, whose translation MSYEDLLSQLKCHGQEHLIKYWPEISENEREQLAGELRKIDFVEMNDIFHRAMESSKVIAEKLDDDLKPIPQSHYEAVPSLSREKIEEYENIGFREISEGKVGVLLLAGGQATRLGFGHPKGMYNVGLPSQKTLFQIQAERIVRLQKMAEERTGKEGPITWYIMTSEHTMAPTAEFFKDHSFFGLEEENIVFFEQGRLPCFDFNGKILLDEKYQLASAPDGNGGLYRALKTQGMLDDITRRGVEHLHAHSVDNILIKVADPVFIGYCLSRNADCAAKVVQKSSPSEAVGVVCRVNGHYKVVEYSELSDEAAERRNPDGRLTFSAGNICNHYFSSDFLKKISNFESKLKLHVAKKKIPYVDENGVRQKPTEPNGIKMEKFIFDVFEFAEKFICLEVARDVEFSALKNADSAGKDCPSTARQDLLRLHRKYIREAGGIIKDDVDVEISPLLSYGGENIEDLVKNEVFTISPFHLKSMEESATNGVNGANGKH comes from the coding sequence ATGTCTTACGAAGACTTGTTGTCCCAACTCAAGTGTCACGGTCAAGAACACCTGATTAAATACTGGCCAGAAATAAGTGAAAATGAGCGCGAACAATTGGCGGGAGAGCTCAGAAAAATCGACTTTGTGGAAATGAATGATATTTTCCATAGAGCTATGGAGTCGTCGAAAGTTATTGCGGAGAAACTTGACGACGATTTAAAGCCTATTCCTCAGTCCCATTACGAAGCCGTGCCGAGTTTGAGCAGGGAAAAAATAGAGGAGTATGAAAATATAGGGTTTAGAGAGATTTCCGAGGGAAAAGTTGGTGTTTTGCTTCTGGCTGGCGGGCAGGCGACGCGACTAGGTTTTGGACACCCCAAAGGAATGTACAATGTCGGTTTACCGTCACAAAAAACCCTGTTCCAAATTCAAGCTGAACGGATAGTTCGGTTGCAGAAAATGGCCGAGGAAAGGACTGGAAAAGAAGGTCCAATCACTTGGTATATCATGACTTCGGAACATACTATGGCTCCCACAGCCGAGTTCTTTAAGGATCACTCATTCTTCGGCTTGGAGGAGGAAAACATTGTGTTCTTTGAACAAGGAAGACTACCGTGCTTTGATTTCAATGGTAAAATACTGTTGGACGAGAAATACCAGTTAGCGTCAGCCCCTGATGGAAATGGGGGTCTGTACCGTGCCTTAAAAACCCAAGGAATGCTGGATGACATTACCCGACGAGGTGTCGAACATCTACATGCACATTCAGTCGATAACATCCTCATTAAAGTAGCCGATCCAGTATTCATTGGTTACTGCTTGAGCAGAAACGCGGACTGTGCTGCTAAAGTTGTCCAAAAATCTTCACCGAGTGAAGCCGTTGGAGTTGTGTGCAGAGTCAATGGACATTACAAAGTGGTGGAATACTCGGAGCTCAGTGACGAAGCTGCTGAAAGGAGGAATCCTGATGGAAGACTTACATTCTCTGCCGGTAACATCTGTAATCACTACTTCTCGTCTGATTTCTTAAagaaaatatcaaactttgaaaGCAAGCTAAAGCTGCATGTTGCTAAAAAGAAGATCCCATACGTAGATGAGAATGGTGTCCGTCAGAAGCCAACAGAACCTAATGGTATTAAAATGGAGAAATTCATTTTTGATGTGTTCGAATTTGCTGAGAAATTCATTTGCTTAGAAGTAGCGAGAGACGTTGAGTTCTCCGCTTTAAAGAATGCCGATTCAGCCGGTAAAGATTGCCCGTCAACCGCTAGGCAGGATCTTTTAAGGTTACACAGAAAATACATCAGGGAAGCTGGTGGCATTATCAAAGATGATGTAGACGTGGAGATATCACCGCTGCTCTCTTACGGAGGAGAGAATATTGAGGACCTGGTGAAGAATGAGGTGTTTACCATCAGCCCGTTCCACTTGAAGAGTATGGAAGAGTCGGCAACCAATGGAGTCAACGGAGCCAATGGTAAACAttaa